One Thermicanus aegyptius DSM 12793 DNA segment encodes these proteins:
- a CDS encoding transglycosylase domain-containing protein, with translation MAKNPRQLKRNLLIVLKVLVLLFFLGLFMLGGVAFGFVAAVVKDQKVLSYEEMKQNIETNYLTGFAYFNDGTLIGKLPAEQDRRLVTLKEISPYVIDALISTEDKQFYSHHGVSLRGTARAIFQQFTGSEIQTGGSTITQQLVKQTLLEESYRKEISGEYKGDQLRKLKYNRKLNEIFLALRLERFFTKDQILEAYLNEMYFGKSARGSNLYGIQSAAKGIFGVDAKDLNLPQAAYLVGMLQNPGYYLPFKDKTLEEGLNRMKHVLGEMKQDGKITQAQYDEALKYDIKAHLSSKEDSQSALDKYPFLLFEILERSAQALVEEDLIKQGYDINQIYSKENKDLYNDLLERKKKDILTKGYNIYTTIDKELYDAFQAYAANPKNFWSNKTYTAKVGGKTIKVENAPQQLGAVLIDNKTGAILASIGGRDFKIEQTNHTASPRQPGSAMKPILAYAPAFETGVLLGPESPIDDSPIVLNYGKPNEHTPLNYDNKFHGIMSAREALKKSWNVPAIRVYLKVGIAKAQEFAKTMGITTLTEKDLQAQTGVIGGLERGVTVEELTNAYATFANGGTFIDAYLIDRITTQDGQEIYKHRTVSKPVYSPETAYMITDMMRTVYQTGTGAAVRNMVEKVSGKHDFAGKTGTTNDANDLWFVGYSPSISLGVWTGFDIPYSMGRDQTRAKILWAGLMNETLRVRPDLSPKDLTFEKPPGIVNLAICSKSGELPSDLDREAGTVITGMFNKANLPTETCTVHQKARAVAVNNKMYLAQDSTPDDLVISKIFIKREPFQFPTKTDKPQSFYLPLDWMDTLPTEVDPRQEDGKTPSSPTGLKATADPSGKGVLLTWNNNPEGDIAGYRIYRSTGLSFERIASIMQNMEKKYTDPNGGGGSGYYITAVDIAGKESTPSEVVTLNGNGKWNNQAGLPSTPRGINIADTAAGVELTWDANPDQEQVTQYNIYYSAAKDGPFELLGNNSIPYFQHLTVDKEGWYQITAVNHVGESKPSKPVSLKKDGEPAPPAQGNPSQDQNGNSSPNPGDQGGSNLLDIPLAPGGTP, from the coding sequence ATGGCTAAGAATCCTAGACAATTAAAGAGAAATCTCTTGATCGTTCTCAAAGTGTTGGTTCTACTGTTTTTCCTAGGGCTCTTTATGTTAGGGGGCGTCGCGTTTGGCTTCGTGGCCGCCGTCGTAAAAGACCAGAAAGTTCTTTCCTATGAGGAAATGAAACAAAATATTGAAACCAACTACCTGACCGGTTTTGCATATTTTAATGACGGGACACTGATTGGGAAATTGCCTGCAGAACAAGATCGGCGTTTGGTTACTCTGAAAGAAATTTCTCCCTATGTTATAGATGCTCTGATCTCCACCGAAGATAAACAATTTTACAGCCATCACGGCGTTAGTCTTCGGGGAACGGCCCGAGCCATCTTCCAACAATTTACGGGAAGCGAGATCCAGACGGGGGGAAGCACCATCACCCAGCAGTTGGTCAAACAGACCTTGTTGGAGGAATCGTACCGAAAGGAGATTAGCGGAGAATATAAAGGGGATCAGCTCAGGAAATTAAAGTACAACCGAAAACTGAATGAAATTTTCCTGGCTCTCCGCTTAGAACGCTTCTTTACCAAAGATCAAATCCTGGAAGCCTATCTAAACGAAATGTATTTCGGAAAGAGCGCCCGGGGCAGCAATTTGTATGGAATTCAATCCGCTGCCAAAGGGATCTTCGGGGTAGATGCCAAAGATCTCAATCTTCCCCAGGCCGCCTACTTAGTAGGGATGCTGCAAAATCCCGGCTATTATCTGCCCTTTAAGGATAAGACCTTGGAAGAGGGGCTCAACCGGATGAAGCATGTCTTGGGAGAAATGAAACAAGACGGGAAGATCACCCAGGCCCAGTACGACGAAGCGTTAAAGTATGACATTAAGGCCCACCTATCCAGCAAGGAGGACTCCCAAAGCGCTTTGGACAAATATCCGTTCCTCCTCTTTGAAATCCTGGAGCGCTCCGCCCAAGCGTTGGTGGAAGAAGATCTCATAAAGCAAGGGTATGATATCAACCAAATCTATAGCAAAGAAAACAAAGATCTATACAATGACCTATTGGAACGGAAAAAGAAAGATATTTTAACGAAGGGCTATAACATCTATACCACCATCGACAAAGAATTGTACGATGCCTTTCAAGCCTATGCCGCCAACCCGAAAAACTTTTGGAGCAATAAAACTTATACTGCCAAAGTGGGAGGCAAAACAATTAAAGTTGAGAACGCTCCCCAGCAGTTGGGGGCAGTCCTCATCGATAACAAGACGGGGGCCATCCTCGCGAGCATAGGAGGGCGGGACTTTAAGATCGAACAGACCAACCATACCGCCAGCCCACGCCAGCCCGGTTCAGCCATGAAGCCGATCCTGGCCTATGCTCCTGCCTTTGAAACAGGGGTGTTGCTGGGTCCTGAAAGCCCTATTGATGACTCGCCTATCGTTCTGAACTATGGAAAACCTAACGAACATACGCCATTAAATTATGATAATAAATTCCATGGCATTATGTCCGCCCGGGAGGCGTTAAAGAAATCCTGGAACGTGCCTGCAATCCGAGTCTATCTAAAGGTAGGAATCGCTAAGGCGCAGGAGTTCGCCAAAACGATGGGAATCACCACGCTGACCGAAAAGGATCTTCAGGCCCAAACGGGAGTGATCGGAGGGTTGGAACGGGGGGTAACGGTAGAGGAGCTGACGAATGCGTATGCCACATTTGCCAACGGCGGCACCTTCATCGACGCTTATTTGATCGACCGCATCACCACCCAAGATGGCCAGGAGATTTATAAACATCGTACGGTGAGCAAACCGGTCTACAGCCCCGAGACGGCTTATATGATTACCGATATGATGAGGACGGTCTACCAAACGGGTACAGGTGCCGCAGTTCGAAATATGGTCGAAAAGGTGAGCGGCAAACATGATTTCGCCGGTAAAACCGGGACCACCAATGATGCCAATGACCTCTGGTTCGTAGGATACTCCCCTTCCATTTCCTTGGGAGTCTGGACCGGGTTTGATATCCCCTACTCGATGGGAAGAGACCAAACCCGGGCAAAGATCCTCTGGGCAGGATTAATGAATGAAACCTTAAGGGTTAGACCTGATTTAAGCCCGAAAGATCTCACCTTTGAAAAACCGCCGGGCATTGTGAACCTGGCCATCTGCTCCAAATCGGGTGAATTGCCCAGTGACTTAGATCGGGAAGCCGGAACGGTGATCACCGGTATGTTTAATAAAGCAAACCTTCCGACCGAAACATGTACGGTTCATCAAAAAGCAAGAGCGGTTGCCGTGAATAATAAGATGTACCTCGCGCAGGACTCTACTCCCGACGACCTGGTCATTTCGAAGATTTTCATCAAACGGGAACCCTTCCAGTTCCCCACCAAAACGGACAAACCGCAAAGCTTCTATCTGCCTCTGGACTGGATGGATACCCTGCCCACCGAGGTCGATCCCCGACAGGAGGATGGGAAAACCCCCTCCTCCCCTACCGGGCTTAAAGCGACGGCTGATCCAAGCGGGAAAGGGGTCCTCCTCACCTGGAACAATAATCCGGAAGGGGATATTGCCGGGTACCGAATTTACCGGTCCACCGGTCTTTCCTTCGAGCGAATCGCGAGCATCATGCAGAATATGGAGAAGAAGTACACCGACCCGAACGGAGGCGGGGGAAGCGGCTACTACATTACCGCAGTCGATATTGCCGGAAAAGAATCAACCCCTTCTGAAGTGGTTACCCTAAACGGAAACGGCAAGTGGAATAACCAGGCCGGTCTGCCTTCCACACCGAGGGGAATTAACATCGCCGATACCGCAGCGGGCGTAGAACTCACCTGGGATGCCAATCCGGATCAAGAGCAGGTCACCCAATACAACATTTATTACAGTGCCGCCAAGGATGGTCCCTTCGAGCTTTTGGGAAACAATTCGATCCCCTACTTCCAGCACTTGACGGTGGATAAGGAAGGTTGGTACCAGATCACCGCCGTGAACCATGTGGGGGAATCGAAACCTTCGAAACCCGTTTCGCTGAAAAAAGATGGTGAACCGGCTCCGCCTGCTCAGGGTAATCCTTCCCAGGATCAGAATGGAAATTCCTCTCCTAATCCTGGAGATCAAGGGGGGAGCAACCTCCTGGATATTCCCCTCGCACCGGGAGGAACCCCATAG
- the acsA gene encoding acetate--CoA ligase, whose translation MAEEKIAPFPGEYNLENYEEAYATFDYKEVEKEFSWYRTGKVNMAYECIDRHTETFRKNKVALIYSDQEREEKYTFAEMKYLTNRFGNVLRSLGVVKGDRVFVFMPRSPELYVSVLGAIKVGAIVGPLFEAFMETAVKDRLLDSGAKVLVTTPALYPRVPVDELPELEKVIIVGDMEDEELPPHIVNYEEEMAKASDELEIEWVDREDGMILHYTSGSTGKPKGVLHVHNAMIHHYQTGKWAADMKETDVYWCTADPGWVTGTSYGIFAPWLNGVTNVIRGGRFNPKEWYSTIERYKVTIWYSAPTSFRMLMGAGDDLVKQYNLRSLRHIISVGEPLNPEVVRWGLKVFNQRIHDVWWMTETGGIMIANYPSMAIKPGSMGKPFPGTAAAILDDQGNLLPPFRMGNLALRTGWPSMMRKIWNNEAKYQEYFRFPGWYVSGDSAYMDDEGYFWFQGRIDDVINTSGERVGPFEVESKLVEHPAVAEAGVIGVPDPVRGEVIKAFIALRAGYEPSEELKEEIRQFVKKGLAAHAAPRQIEFRDKLPKTRSGKIMRRVLKAWELNLPTGDLSTMED comes from the coding sequence ATGGCAGAAGAGAAGATTGCGCCATTTCCCGGGGAGTATAATCTCGAAAACTATGAAGAAGCGTACGCTACCTTTGACTACAAGGAGGTGGAGAAAGAGTTTAGCTGGTACCGTACTGGGAAGGTAAATATGGCCTATGAGTGCATTGACCGGCACACAGAAACCTTCCGGAAGAATAAAGTAGCCCTCATATATAGTGATCAGGAACGGGAAGAAAAGTATACGTTCGCCGAGATGAAATATTTAACGAACCGCTTTGGAAACGTTCTCCGTTCGTTGGGCGTGGTTAAAGGGGATCGAGTTTTTGTCTTTATGCCCCGTAGTCCTGAGCTTTATGTAAGCGTTTTAGGTGCCATAAAAGTGGGAGCGATCGTCGGCCCCCTCTTTGAGGCCTTCATGGAAACCGCGGTGAAAGACCGTCTCTTGGACAGCGGCGCGAAGGTATTGGTCACCACCCCCGCCCTTTATCCCCGGGTTCCGGTGGATGAATTGCCGGAGCTTGAAAAGGTGATCATCGTCGGCGATATGGAGGATGAAGAGCTGCCTCCCCATATCGTAAATTATGAGGAAGAGATGGCGAAAGCTTCCGATGAACTGGAGATCGAGTGGGTCGATCGGGAAGACGGCATGATACTCCATTATACCTCCGGTTCTACCGGTAAGCCGAAAGGGGTTCTCCACGTTCACAATGCCATGATCCACCATTACCAGACAGGGAAATGGGCGGCAGATATGAAGGAGACCGATGTTTATTGGTGTACCGCCGACCCTGGCTGGGTGACGGGGACCTCCTATGGGATTTTCGCTCCTTGGTTAAACGGAGTTACCAATGTAATTCGCGGGGGACGGTTTAATCCGAAGGAATGGTACAGCACGATTGAGCGATATAAGGTGACCATCTGGTACAGCGCTCCCACCTCTTTCCGCATGTTGATGGGAGCGGGGGATGACCTGGTGAAGCAATACAACTTACGCAGCCTCCGTCATATTATCAGCGTAGGGGAGCCTCTGAATCCTGAGGTGGTCCGCTGGGGATTAAAGGTGTTTAATCAGCGGATCCATGATGTGTGGTGGATGACGGAAACGGGGGGCATCATGATCGCCAACTATCCGTCGATGGCTATAAAGCCAGGATCGATGGGAAAACCCTTCCCGGGGACCGCCGCCGCCATATTGGACGATCAGGGAAATCTCCTTCCTCCCTTCCGTATGGGGAACCTTGCCTTGAGGACAGGCTGGCCCTCCATGATGAGAAAGATTTGGAATAACGAGGCCAAATACCAGGAGTATTTCCGCTTCCCGGGGTGGTATGTTTCCGGAGATTCGGCCTATATGGATGATGAGGGGTATTTCTGGTTCCAAGGCCGGATTGATGATGTGATTAACACGTCCGGAGAGCGGGTCGGCCCCTTTGAAGTGGAGAGCAAGTTGGTGGAGCATCCTGCCGTGGCGGAGGCAGGCGTGATCGGAGTTCCCGATCCGGTCCGGGGTGAGGTGATTAAAGCCTTTATCGCCCTTCGGGCAGGATATGAACCCTCGGAGGAGTTAAAAGAGGAGATTCGGCAATTTGTGAAGAAAGGGTTGGCCGCCCATGCGGCTCCTAGGCAAATTGAATTCCGGGATAAGCTGCCCAAGACCCGCAGCGGAAAGATCATGCGCCGAGTACTGAAAGCATGGGAGTTAAATCTCCCCACGGGAGATCTGTCGACCATGGAAGATTAA
- a CDS encoding MBL fold metallo-hydrolase, protein MKITKITLPTPFKVGDVNVYLLEGDSLTLIDTGPKTEETWRTLREALKKHRRRLKDLDQIFLTHHHMDHVGLVNEILEEKEIPVYAHEAGIPYLTKEKGFMEEREGFFVSLYRKHGVPEEMLKQAREILRYLDQFTAPIHGVIPVKEGDRLPGEKHFEILHTPGHAPDHLSLYDRTHLIMIAGDHLIKHISSNAFVEPVYGTVERPRSLLVYREALKKVMSLPIRLLYSGHGEEVTHVRELIEERLRKQEARAEAILNAMKKAKTAFLISKEIFPNLYLKELSLTMSEVLGHMDLLWEKEEIDMREEGGIFSFYPKEEGISLNT, encoded by the coding sequence ATGAAAATCACGAAGATTACACTTCCCACTCCGTTTAAGGTGGGGGATGTAAACGTTTATCTCTTGGAAGGGGATAGCCTAACCCTTATCGATACCGGACCAAAAACGGAAGAAACCTGGAGAACCCTACGGGAAGCCCTGAAGAAACATCGGCGGCGATTGAAAGACTTGGATCAGATTTTTCTCACCCATCACCATATGGATCATGTCGGATTGGTGAATGAGATTTTGGAAGAGAAAGAGATTCCGGTCTATGCTCACGAGGCAGGGATCCCTTATCTGACAAAAGAGAAGGGATTTATGGAAGAGAGGGAGGGGTTTTTTGTCTCCCTCTACCGAAAGCATGGGGTGCCGGAAGAGATGCTGAAGCAGGCCAGGGAGATCCTCCGCTACCTGGATCAGTTTACCGCGCCGATCCATGGAGTGATTCCCGTAAAAGAAGGGGATCGTTTGCCCGGGGAGAAGCATTTTGAAATCCTCCATACGCCGGGGCACGCTCCGGACCATCTTTCCCTCTATGACCGAACCCATCTGATCATGATTGCCGGGGATCACCTCATCAAACATATCTCTTCAAATGCATTTGTTGAACCGGTCTATGGAACCGTTGAACGTCCCCGTTCCCTTCTCGTCTACCGGGAAGCATTAAAGAAAGTGATGTCTCTGCCGATTCGCCTTCTTTATTCCGGGCATGGTGAGGAAGTAACCCATGTGAGAGAGCTGATTGAAGAGCGGCTCCGAAAGCAAGAGGCGAGGGCGGAAGCGATTTTAAACGCCATGAAAAAGGCGAAGACGGCCTTCCTCATCTCCAAGGAGATCTTCCCCAATCTCTATCTAAAAGAACTAAGCCTTACCATGTCGGAAGTGCTCGGCCATATGGATCTGCTCTGGGAGAAGGAGGAGATCGACATGAGGGAAGAAGGGGGGATTTTCTCATTTTATCCGAAAGAAGAAGGAATTTCGCTCAACACGTAA
- the tyrS gene encoding tyrosine--tRNA ligase, with amino-acid sequence MEEKKEQMEGRGEKVETSPEIEKEVMRQWEILSRGTVEIVPEEEFLQKLRRSIKEKKPLRVKLGLDPSAPDIHIGHTVVLQKLKQFQDLGHQVQLVIGDFTGRIGDPTGKSETRKQLSEEEVKRNAETYVRQFGKILDTNRIELHFNSTWLAPLTFADVVTLASKTTVARMLERDDFQKRYTNEQPISIHEFFYPLMQGYDSVALHSDVELGGTDQKFNLLMGRHLQKEYGGEPQVVIMTPLLEGLDGEKKMSKSLGNYIGIDEAPNQIYGKAMSIPDALMVKYFELATDLPLEEFKAIKAGLESGEIHPRDGKMKLAYTLVRMFHGEEAAKEAEEYFRTVFQERKLPDEMEEREISASQLKEGKMGILALLTALKMVPSNAEARRMVQQGAVRINEEKVDGITAEVQVEDGMIVQVGKRKFVRIKRVP; translated from the coding sequence ATGGAGGAAAAGAAGGAACAGATGGAAGGGAGGGGAGAGAAGGTTGAAACCTCCCCGGAAATCGAGAAGGAAGTCATGCGGCAGTGGGAGATCCTCTCCCGGGGGACGGTGGAGATAGTCCCCGAGGAGGAGTTCCTGCAAAAATTAAGGAGGAGCATCAAAGAAAAGAAGCCCTTGCGGGTGAAGTTGGGCCTAGATCCTTCCGCCCCGGATATTCATATTGGCCACACCGTAGTCCTGCAAAAATTAAAACAGTTTCAGGATTTAGGCCATCAGGTCCAATTGGTAATCGGAGATTTCACGGGGAGGATCGGAGATCCCACAGGGAAATCGGAGACCCGGAAACAGCTGAGTGAAGAAGAAGTGAAGCGGAATGCCGAGACCTATGTAAGGCAGTTTGGCAAGATTCTCGACACCAACCGCATCGAGCTTCATTTCAACAGCACATGGCTTGCGCCCCTTACCTTTGCCGATGTGGTAACCTTAGCCTCTAAGACGACGGTGGCCCGCATGCTGGAGCGGGATGATTTCCAAAAGCGGTACACGAATGAACAGCCGATCAGCATCCATGAATTCTTTTATCCCCTGATGCAGGGATACGATTCGGTGGCTCTTCATTCCGATGTGGAATTGGGGGGGACGGACCAGAAGTTTAATCTCCTGATGGGACGCCACCTGCAAAAGGAATATGGGGGCGAGCCGCAGGTGGTGATCATGACCCCCCTCCTCGAAGGACTAGACGGGGAGAAGAAGATGAGCAAGTCGTTGGGGAATTATATCGGTATTGATGAGGCGCCGAACCAGATTTACGGGAAGGCGATGTCGATTCCCGATGCCCTCATGGTGAAGTATTTTGAACTAGCGACCGATCTTCCCCTTGAGGAGTTTAAGGCGATCAAGGCAGGCCTGGAGTCGGGCGAGATCCATCCCCGAGACGGTAAGATGAAGCTGGCATATACCCTGGTTCGGATGTTTCACGGAGAGGAGGCGGCCAAGGAGGCGGAGGAGTATTTCCGCACGGTCTTCCAAGAGCGGAAGCTCCCCGATGAGATGGAAGAGCGGGAGATATCAGCCTCCCAATTAAAAGAGGGAAAGATGGGGATTTTGGCCCTTTTAACTGCGCTAAAGATGGTACCCAGCAACGCTGAAGCACGCCGGATGGTGCAGCAAGGGGCAGTCAGGATTAATGAAGAGAAGGTGGATGGGATCACGGCCGAGGTTCAGGTGGAAGATGGAATGATCGTTCAGGTGGGGAAGAGGAAGTTCGTCAGGATCAAGCGGGTTCCCTGA
- the rpsD gene encoding 30S ribosomal protein S4 — protein MSRYTGPRWKISRRLGISLSGTGKELKRAYPPGQHGPGQRKKLSEYGLQLQEKQKLRHMYGLNERQFRNLFDEAVRMKGVAGENFMILLESRLDNIVYRLGLARTRAAARQLVNHGHVTVNGKKVDIPSYRLKPGDVVGLRERSRNLVAIKEALNERAYLPNYLTFDENKMEGVYTRLPERSELPAEIQESLIVEFYSR, from the coding sequence ATGTCGCGCTATACAGGACCTCGCTGGAAAATTAGCCGCCGTTTGGGCATCTCCCTTTCCGGTACCGGCAAAGAGCTGAAGAGGGCCTATCCTCCAGGACAGCATGGACCGGGACAGCGGAAAAAATTAAGCGAATACGGATTGCAATTGCAAGAAAAGCAGAAGTTACGCCATATGTATGGTTTAAATGAACGCCAGTTCCGCAATCTCTTCGACGAAGCGGTACGGATGAAAGGGGTCGCCGGTGAGAACTTCATGATTCTCCTGGAGTCCCGTCTGGATAACATCGTTTACCGTCTCGGGTTGGCCCGTACGCGTGCCGCCGCCCGCCAATTGGTAAACCACGGGCATGTAACCGTAAACGGCAAGAAAGTGGATATCCCCTCCTATCGGTTAAAGCCCGGGGATGTGGTGGGTCTTCGGGAGCGCAGCCGCAATTTGGTGGCGATCAAAGAGGCGCTCAACGAGCGGGCATACCTCCCCAATTACCTCACCTTTGACGAGAATAAGATGGAAGGGGTATATACCCGCCTCCCCGAGCGTTCCGAACTTCCTGCCGAGATTCAAGAATCCCTCATCGTTGAGTTTTACAGCCGTTAA
- a CDS encoding acyclic terpene utilization AtuA family protein codes for MKTVRIGAGQGFYGDTIYGALHMAKYGEVRYISFDTLAELTLAILQKDRQKNPEGGYTKDITLTMETLLPYVKEKGIKLITNAGGINPEGAREEVFRVAKRLNMTGIRVGIATGDNIYPHLGEWENRGLDLSHMTTKEPFDKIRDRVLFASAYLGAKPIVEALRQGADIVITGRTTDTAQFLAPLIYEFDWKEDDWDRIAQGILLGHLMECSGQASGGNFSGDWWNIPDMENIGYLLAEVSEDGSAVLTKPPHTGGRVSVDTLKEQFLYEIHDPSAYITPDVIADFSEVRFEQVGENRVEVSGVKGRPAPSTLKALIGYENGYMGQGLVGYSWPDAMKKARKADEIIRKQVSLYGIEVEEILSEYVGYNSIHGPLARPVDEENLNEIYLRVAVRTKDRRTAERFGRLFPPLALNGPPFIGGLSGMFSVRQLLGLWSILIPREWVEGQIFVSVEEVR; via the coding sequence ATGAAAACGGTACGAATAGGCGCGGGGCAGGGGTTCTATGGGGATACGATCTATGGAGCCCTCCACATGGCGAAGTATGGGGAGGTTCGGTACATCAGCTTTGATACGCTGGCGGAGCTTACATTGGCCATCCTGCAAAAGGATCGGCAGAAGAACCCTGAGGGGGGATACACCAAGGATATTACATTGACGATGGAGACCCTCCTCCCTTATGTGAAGGAGAAGGGGATTAAACTGATCACCAATGCGGGGGGGATAAACCCGGAAGGGGCGAGGGAAGAGGTTTTCCGGGTGGCAAAGAGGTTAAACATGACGGGAATTCGGGTAGGCATCGCCACCGGTGACAACATTTATCCTCATCTCGGGGAGTGGGAGAACAGGGGGCTTGATCTCTCCCACATGACGACAAAAGAGCCCTTTGACAAGATTCGGGACCGGGTTCTCTTCGCCAGCGCCTATCTGGGAGCGAAGCCCATCGTGGAGGCTCTCCGTCAAGGGGCGGATATCGTGATCACGGGACGGACGACGGATACGGCCCAGTTCCTGGCTCCTCTCATCTATGAATTTGATTGGAAGGAGGATGATTGGGACCGCATCGCCCAGGGGATCCTCCTCGGGCATTTGATGGAATGCTCCGGCCAGGCATCCGGAGGGAATTTCAGCGGGGACTGGTGGAACATCCCCGATATGGAGAATATCGGCTACCTCCTGGCCGAAGTATCGGAGGACGGGAGCGCCGTCCTGACCAAACCGCCCCATACCGGCGGTCGCGTCAGCGTCGATACCTTAAAGGAGCAATTCCTCTATGAGATTCATGATCCGAGCGCATACATCACCCCCGATGTGATCGCCGATTTCTCGGAGGTTCGCTTTGAACAGGTGGGGGAAAACCGAGTGGAGGTCTCCGGGGTAAAGGGACGACCGGCTCCTTCCACCTTAAAGGCGCTGATCGGATATGAAAACGGTTACATGGGCCAAGGATTGGTGGGCTACTCGTGGCCTGATGCCATGAAGAAGGCGAGAAAGGCGGACGAAATCATTCGCAAGCAGGTTTCCCTTTACGGGATCGAAGTGGAGGAGATCCTGAGCGAATATGTGGGGTATAACTCCATTCACGGCCCGTTGGCCCGTCCCGTCGATGAAGAGAATTTGAACGAGATCTACCTTCGGGTGGCGGTCCGGACCAAAGATCGGAGGACGGCGGAGCGATTCGGGCGCCTCTTTCCGCCCCTCGCATTAAACGGGCCTCCCTTCATCGGCGGCCTCTCCGGCATGTTCTCGGTACGGCAGCTATTGGGTCTCTGGTCCATCCTTATTCCCCGGGAATGGGTGGAGGGGCAAATCTTCGTCTCGGTGGAGGAGGTGAGATGA
- a CDS encoding AtuA-related protein gives MGKRLLRDLVQARSGDKGNTCDLSIFARTPEMFEVLKREVTAERVKEHFSGIVFGPVTRFEVPNVLALKFILEDALGGGAPSSLRTDNLGKSFGSNLLRMEIEVPDELLAPEHLLRYE, from the coding sequence ATGGGGAAGAGATTGCTGCGTGATCTCGTCCAGGCTCGTTCCGGAGATAAGGGGAACACCTGCGACCTTTCCATCTTCGCCCGCACTCCGGAGATGTTTGAGGTGTTAAAGCGGGAGGTGACGGCAGAGCGGGTGAAGGAACATTTTAGCGGGATCGTCTTTGGACCGGTCACCCGCTTTGAAGTGCCCAATGTATTGGCCCTCAAATTTATCCTGGAGGATGCATTGGGTGGAGGGGCTCCTTCTTCCCTCCGCACCGACAATCTGGGGAAATCTTTCGGCTCCAATCTCTTACGGATGGAGATCGAAGTACCGGATGAGTTGCTTGCACCGGAACATCTCTTGCGTTATGAATAG
- a CDS encoding histidine phosphatase family protein, whose translation MWEISFIRHGQTDWNKEGRFQGTLDIPLNQEGIREAELLADWSREFGWKRIYTSDLKRAVQTAEMVARRIRIPCIVEPYFRERHYGLLEGMELKKVVEQYGTGDVRLLEQMGLGVESTLFLQRRLVHGIRKVIASLPPQPVAVVSHGGAINAFLSWATHGQLGIGVTKLRNTSVTRLLTDGDRWKVLSVDELFLDGKEA comes from the coding sequence ATGTGGGAGATTTCATTCATTCGGCATGGCCAAACCGATTGGAATAAAGAGGGTCGCTTTCAGGGGACGTTGGATATTCCACTCAATCAAGAGGGAATAAGGGAGGCGGAGCTCTTAGCCGATTGGAGCCGGGAGTTTGGTTGGAAGAGGATCTATACCAGTGACCTGAAAAGGGCTGTGCAAACGGCGGAGATGGTGGCCCGTAGAATTCGGATTCCTTGCATCGTAGAACCTTATTTTCGGGAGCGCCATTATGGACTTTTGGAAGGGATGGAGTTGAAAAAAGTGGTGGAACAATATGGGACGGGAGATGTGAGGTTGTTAGAACAGATGGGGTTAGGTGTGGAGAGTACTCTCTTTTTACAACGGAGATTGGTTCATGGAATTCGCAAGGTGATCGCCTCCCTTCCCCCGCAGCCGGTCGCCGTCGTAAGCCACGGCGGTGCGATCAATGCCTTTCTCTCTTGGGCGACCCATGGGCAGTTGGGCATTGGGGTGACAAAGCTTCGCAACACAAGCGTTACCCGGCTCTTGACGGATGGTGATCGGTGGAAGGTGCTGTCGGTTGATGAACTCTTCCTGGATGGAAAAGAGGCGTAA